The window AAAAAGATTTTATACAAATGAACAACCTCAATTTTTTTGAGTTGGGCATTTTGAAAAGAATTGTTGACGAGGTGGCCAAGCCCGACCCGCTGATTGAAGTAATCACCACCGCATCGAACATACCCGAAGAAGTAGCCGAAAACTATTTACAAGCTTTTGGCAAAATGGGTTGTACCCGCGTTGGTATTATACATATTAAAAACCGTGAGGATGCTCAAAACCCCGATTATGTTGAACGTATTCGCAAAGCTGAGGGTGTGATGTTTAGTGGTGGCAATCAACTAAGGCTTACCAGTTTGTTGGGTGGCACGGAGTTTTTAGCTATTATTCTTAAACGCTATATGTATGAAGACTTTACCGTAGCTGGCACTTCTGCTGGAGCAATGGCCATGAGCAATACCATGATATACCAAGGCAATAGCACTACTGCACATCTAAAAGGTGAGGTAAAATTGACCACTGGACTAGCCTTTATGAAAAATATAATTATCGATTCGCATTTCGAAAAACGTGGTCGGTTTGGCCGTTTGGCCCAAGCTGTGGGTCTTAACCCGGGCTGCATTGGCATTGGGTTGGGCGAAGATACAGGTGTACTTATTACAGAAGGAAGCCACATGGAAGCCATTGGTTCGGGCTGCGTTATTATTGTGGACGGACATAACATTCGACACAGCAATATTGCCGATATTTCCGAAGGTTCGCCCATTAGTTTAGAGAATATCCAAGTGCATGTAATGGTGAAAGGCGACCGATATAATATCGAAGAACGAGCATTCAAGGCCAACTTCGTTAGCGTGATGAGTTAAATTTAATTTTAAAATTGTTGTTTGCAGTTTTAAAATATTTGCTTATTTTTGCAACCCTTAAAAAATAGAAAGTTAAAAAAACAATATGCTTTACATCAACGTAAAAGAAAACGAGTCGCTAGACAAAGCCCTTAGGAAGTTCAAAAAGAAATTTGAAAAAACTGGTGTGGTAAAAGAAGTGCGTA is drawn from Bacteroidota bacterium and contains these coding sequences:
- a CDS encoding cyanophycinase, producing MEIPKGKLIAIGGAEDKGTMPEKDFIQMNNLNFFELGILKRIVDEVAKPDPLIEVITTASNIPEEVAENYLQAFGKMGCTRVGIIHIKNREDAQNPDYVERIRKAEGVMFSGGNQLRLTSLLGGTEFLAIILKRYMYEDFTVAGTSAGAMAMSNTMIYQGNSTTAHLKGEVKLTTGLAFMKNIIIDSHFEKRGRFGRLAQAVGLNPGCIGIGLGEDTGVLITEGSHMEAIGSGCVIIVDGHNIRHSNIADISEGSPISLENIQVHVMVKGDRYNIEERAFKANFVSVMS